DNA from Xiphophorus maculatus strain JP 163 A chromosome 6, X_maculatus-5.0-male, whole genome shotgun sequence:
taatttccagCTGGTATTCTGACTCTATTAAAACTTTACTAAAGTCTCCAGAAACTCAACTTTAATTCGGCTCATAAAGCAGGTGTTGGAGTGAGATTTATTCTGGTCTAATTGTTCTAAAATCCACCGATTATCGCTGTTTACAGAACAACCGGATATTTACATGAGCTCTATTAGAACAGGGATCCAAGCTTTAAGGCCTGGTATGGAGGTCAGGTTAGTTGAGCCTGATGCTCTGTATCTGCAGGTTCTGTTGATCTAATCAGACGTGATCTGCTGTGTTTGTCAGggttttctgcagcagctgcggCAGATCGCTGGCAGGATGTCCTCTGGACCCCGGGGAGCAGGAACCGGACTGAAGCTCCTGATCGGAGCTGGAGCTCTGGCTTACGGCGTAAAGGAAGCTACATACACAGGTAgccctgacctttgaccccaaacACCTTCTCAGCTGGtctaaattttgatttaaatccaGTTGATCCCAATCCAAGTCAGACTCCTTATAATCCCATCCAATCTGATTTGTACCTGGAAAACCTCGGGATCCTCTGGGATCCCACTGATAACCCCGGCTCAATAATTaggtcaggggtgtccaaactttcaGCCATTAGGGCCAAAACTGTAAAGTTGCGAGAAAgccacattttttttagttaaaactgaaaagatttcTTATATTATACTAAATagacaataatttattaaagcaaaagaGTCTGAGTTTTGtagaaaagaaatctgggaaACAGGATCTTGCAGAGTTGCTGTTTAACGTGACagataaatattttccaaatatttttttgagtttattatcctcatgaattatttttttacttaaggACAGACAGTGCTGGTTGGTTTTAGTGAAGTTTAAAGATAAttatcctaaataaataaatgtgagcattttatttttctgtaaaaattcttgaattaattatgaatttactccttttttaaGATGTGGACTGAGGGGCCAAACAAAGCCATCCAGCGGGCtgtaatcaatcaatcaatcaatcaatcaaattttatttgtatagcacatttcagcagcaaggcatttcaaagttctttacatcattacaaacacagaaacacaaagcaacatagaatcaataatcaaaacactacattaagtcaagttccatcaataaatctaattgattacatttcaaatacaatcctaaacaggtgggtttatagttgagatttaaaagaagtcagtgtttcagctgttttacagttttctggaagtttgttccaaatttgtggtgcatagatgctgaaagctgcttctacTCGTTTGGTTCTGTaaatggcccccaggccacGTTTTTACATCCTGTTATAAACTCTTCTCTGTGTTATTTAATGTGGCTCCAGCAGGAAGCTGCCAGTTAATGTCCAATAGAAAGCTAACGCTGTGGCAGAACCAGACTGAAACTCAGACAGGAatcagcagcatcatgctgcggaTCAGAACCGCTAGCATCCTGCAGGTAACGGTTCGGACCctgaccaggaccagaaccttCTGACtgtcctctgtctctctctctgtgttcaGTGGAAGGAGGACATCGAGCCATCATCTTCAACAGGATCGGTGGGATGGAGATGAACACAGTTCTGGCTGAAGGTCTCCACTTAAGGTACATTAGCTTAGCTAGCAGCTGTATTAGctgcattttaacagctgctatGATAGTGTTCACATCTGATTAGCATCTCAGAggctcaaataatacctgaactttgaccctgaatcccagaggagttgaaaagcTTCATGGAgttgagaggaggaggaggaagttcagAGCGTCTCCTCCATCCATCATGGTGAACAATAGAAGATCTTTGGCAAACAAAATGGACGAACTTCAAAACTAAAACAGGATCCAGCCagagttttacatttattttgtcattcagTGGAACATGACTGCTGGATCTTATCCCAGACTCCAGCGTCTCTCAGCCTGGATTTCAAACCAAACAACCAGACAGATTTaaagagcagcaaaagcaaaggaggtggattagcagagctgctAACAGCTGAGGGAGCCATCCAGCCTGGATACTGAACTGTTGGCATGAGACTGTCatacagtcttcagtcagaggcctcttcagagtCACTGTGAGACGGACTGCTACTGGAGCTCCTTCCAGCATCACCAGCCATAACGGCTCTTTGAAGGAACTTGGCTGATCTGAGTTATGAGGACATTTAGGGACTCGTCATCCTCTGTATGAGGATGAAGGTTTTCCTGCTGTAATCAGATTACTTTCCTCTGGTTCTGACTCAGCTGTCGTCTGCAGGATCCCTTGGTTCCAGTACCCCATCATCTATGACATCAGAGCCCGGCCCAGGAAGATCTCCTCCCTCACAGGaagcaaaggtcagaggtcgttTTAAATCAGGCCCATGTTTGactttctgttctggttctggaccagaaCAGTTCATTGGTTTAAACCAGTCTTTCTCAAACTATGGTCCGCGAGGTCCTGCATGTGAACAACTGTTTCCATACCAAGTGCGACGCTACAGCTAGCTTAGCAAAGGATggtgttaaaaataatgatagAAAACTGGTTTAAAACCAGATCACTCAAAAAAAGATActggtggaaagaaaacaaggccAGGAATATTATAtgatcagagaagctgaagctgCTGAGTGTTGATGTTTGGTTCACTAGCGACTGGATTCCTTTGAACGGCTCTGTGCGGTGAACTGTAGGACTCGACTCACTTACTGAGAACTGTTCTTTTTTATGATACTCTGCTTGCACATCAACACctcttgttattttttaatttaattaaaaaatatgaaatgacaTTAAATACTATTGATAGAAAtgggttaattatttttatatttggtgcagaaaatgatttttttgtttctgttaaagcaactcaaatctatttttctttaattgtgctTCAAAATCACAAATATCCCTAAATGTTGTTATTGTACACAACACTTGGTAGTAAAGAACAACTTTTATATTTCCATGTGTTTCCAGCTTaaacactttcagaatctgtaaataactcaaattgCCCAAATAGACGTTTTCATGGCAGCACTCTTTATTAGGAAGAactaagaaaacaacaatatgtGAGTAAACAGactgatattttcttttaaattcagaTGTGTTATTTCAGGTTAAGTGATTTTCAGCCTGAAAAGGTTTGAGAAACTCTGGATTAAAGGGAAGTGGCTGCAGTTTGCTGTCTGCCCGCTAGAGGGCAGCACATCCATTAACTGGAAGCTTCATCTGAGGGTTTGATCGTCATGGCAACCACTATCTATGAGCACATTTCCCTTTAACTAGACAGCTcagcctccattttgtttttatagtttatttatttgtcaacataaagtaaaaacgaacaaaaacattttttaatgtttgtaaagtttaaagatgtttttcccTCTGAGCTAAAATGATATCCTggtacagtttttatttattatgatgAATAAATCAGTAATTAATCTCCCTGCTTCATCTGGACGGTCGGGTTCTGTCTGGTACCAGAACCGACCCGTTAaccatccagaaccaaaactgACCAGGTTAACCAATCAGCTGTCCTGTCAGACCTGAGTGTGAAAAAAGCATGGGTTCTGATTGGTtaacggttctggttctgattggttaacggttctgattggttaacggttctggttctgattggttaacAGTTCTggtactggttctggttctgtcagaCCTGCAGATGGTGAGCGTGACGCTGCGGGTTCTGTCTCGGCCGCTGGCCTCCAACCTGCCGGTTCTGTACCAGCGTTTGGGTCAGGACTACGATGAGCGGGTTCTGCCCTCCATCGTTAACGAGGTTCTGAAGAGCGTGGTGGCCAAGTTCAACGCCTCGCAGCTCATCACCCAGAGGGCCCAGGTAGGTGCAGCTGACCCGACTGCTGGTTCTGGTGCAGCAGGAAGTCAGTCATGTTGATCCGGCCCGGTTCCGTCCGGCCCGTCCCCTCCTGCAGGTGTCGCTGCTGATCCGCAGGGAGCTGTTTGAGCGAGCCAAAGACTTCAGCATCATCCTGGACGACGTGGCCATCACCGAGCTGAGCTTCAGCCGCGAGTACACGGCCGCCGTGGAGGCCAAGCAAGTCGGTGAGTGGACCGGAACCGGGCCGCTTTCGCAGGCTCAGCAGGCCCGGTTGGATCTGAGGTTCTGGTTGTTCTCCTCCAGCCCAGCAGGAGGCGCAGCGGGCCCAGTTCTACGTGGAGAAGGCCAAGCAGGAGCAGAAGCAGAAGATCATCCAGGCTGAGGGCGAGGCGCAGGCCGCCAAGATGGTGAGCTGGACGACCGGCTCGGGTCAGAGCTGGTTCTGGACCGGTTCTGAACTCTCTTTAAGAAAATCCAAAGACCAAATTGAGGAAGTTATTCTGGAACTTTTTAGCTTCCATCCACTGTTTATGATACGATGcttcaaaatgtgcaaaaagagCCATAAATGCGTCGTATGCTGCGATCTGTGTTACCATGGTAACCTCACCTTTCTGCTGACCTCGGCCTGATAATTCAGTACATCTGTGATTTGATTCCTGgatgttttattaaacagtTTCCACAtcaaccacagaagaagaagaggagctgATCTGTTACTGAAGAGTTAAAGTGACTTTATGATCAGATTTACTGTTTACACTTCCTGTCTCCATCTGAGCGCGTGCAGAAACCGTTACTGTCCGACCCActtgactgtgtgtgtgtgtgtgtgtgtgtgtgtgtgtgtgtgtgtgtgtgtgtgtgtgtgtgtgtgtgtgtgtgtgtgtgtgtgtgtgcgtgtgtgtgtgtgcgtgtgtgtgtgtgtgtgtgtgtgtgtgtgtgtgtgtgtgtgtgtgtgtgtgtgtgtgtcagctggGCCTGGCCGTGACGAAGAACCCCGGCTACCTGAAGCTCCGGAAGATCCGGGCAGCCCAGAACATCGCCAAGACGGTAAGAACCCAGCAGAACTTCCTGTTGGTCCAGACCAGCTGCAGGCTCCACACACACGCTTGGTGGGGCAAGGGGCGGAGCTGcaggttaccatggcaaccagctTGGTAAACTAAGCAGCATCACCTCCAGGGTTTTATaagaaccggttctggttcctgcaGAGTTTCCTCTGATCTGGACTCGCTTtgaatcccaataaaaacatgaaagtttctGATTAATCccaatgaaacaaaatggaggttctggaggttctggaggtccGTTCTGctccctccagcagctgctgacagACGGCCACCAGGGGGCAACAAACGTCCAGCAATCAGCCTCGTTTCAGCTTCTGTTGCTGtgctctgacctttgacctctggttGTCACCATCAGAGCAGGTTAGAACCTGCAGCAGAGAGTTAATCTGCCCGGCAACagctggagtttttaaagatgGAGGAtgagaaacaggaagcagcaggtcGACTcaaaccagagaagaagaaaaacc
Protein-coding regions in this window:
- the LOC102229030 gene encoding prohibitin-2-like isoform X1, yielding MANKEPGGFLQQLRQIAGRMSSGPRGAGTGLKLLIGAGALAYGVKEATYTVEGGHRAIIFNRIGGMEMNTVLAEGLHLRIPWFQYPIIYDIRARPRKISSLTGSKDLQMVSVTLRVLSRPLASNLPVLYQRLGQDYDERVLPSIVNEVLKSVVAKFNASQLITQRAQVSLLIRRELFERAKDFSIILDDVAITELSFSREYTAAVEAKQVAQQEAQRAQFYVEKAKQEQKQKIIQAEGEAQAAKMLGLAVTKNPGYLKLRKIRAAQNIAKTVAQSQNRVYLNADSLVLNLQDRDSFRLSLSTK
- the LOC102229030 gene encoding prohibitin-2-like isoform X2 — its product is MANKEPGGFLQQLRQIAGRMSSGPRGAGTGLKLLIGAGALAYGVKEATYTVEGGHRAIIFNRIGGMEMNTVLAEGLHLRIPWFQYPIIYDIRARPRKISSLTGSKDLQMVSVTLRVLSRPLASNLPVLYQRLGQDYDERVLPSIVNEVLKSVVAKFNASQLITQRAQVSLLIRRELFERAKDFSIILDDVAITELSFSREYTAAVEAKQVAQQEAQRAQFYVEKAKQEQKQKIIQAEGEAQAAKMVAQSQNRVYLNADSLVLNLQDRDSFRLSLSTK